The nucleotide window CGATGGCAGCTATATCATCACCTGGGGTTATAAAAACCCTAAACGTTATAAAGTCAAATTTGATAAAGGCAAGGCAGGTTTAAAAGTAAGAAAGGGAACTGCGATTATCCTGAAAAGTGCAGAACTAACTGAATTTGAACCTGGAATTCATAAAGACGCGATGATTACGATCATTAACAATGAAACTGAAATCGAATGGATTGCAGGAAATCAAAAGGTCGGCGTTAATGGAAAAATGATTCAGGAAGAGAGGGAAAACGAAAATGAAGATTACAAGCAGATTGGATAGAGTCTTAAAATGGTTGACTGTCTTGGCAATGACAATGTCCTGCTTCACAGAGTTGCCGATTCGCATCGTCGCAGAAAGCTTTGATGTTGATTCTGTAATCAGAATTGAATCTAATGAAAACGTAGCAGATGTTCATTTAATCGTCAATGTTACCGTGAACGGTCAAACGGTATCCGCGGAGAAATCAGTCGCAGCAGGAATGCTGACTGTAAAAGCCAATGACGGTTATGAAATTGATTCAATGGATCTGGATGGAACCGCATTTCAGGATACGGTAGAAGTCCAAGAAGCAAGTCAATCTTTAAACATTACGGCTCATCCAACCACAACGCAGGTCAATGAGTCTGAAGAAACAGAAAAAACTCCGGAACCAACGATGAGTCCGGAACCAACGACAGAGAACAGTTCGGAGCCGTCAGAAACACCGGAAATTAGTGAAACGCCGGAAGTTACTGAAACACCGGCAATGAACCCTACAGAAATTCCTGAAAATACAAATGAGATATTGAATAATGAGGCTTTACAAGCTTCAAATGCATTGTCGCTTGATATTGAAACTTATAGTTTGTCAGATGTATATATCAATAGTGGGCAATGGAAAAGTATTGAGGGTTCATCAGGATATTATCACTCCTGGTCAAGCAGCAATCCGTCGATTGTAACAGTATTTGATAATTACGATCGTTATGGCAGTATTTATGCCAAGAGTGTAGGACAGGCTGTAATTACTCATCGCTATTATAGTTATGGATGGAAGGAAGAAAAGTTTACTGTCTACGTCACAGCTCCTGAACAGGTCGGTTATTTCTATATTATGAAGCCAGGTAAGGAAAATGCCGCATATAGAGAAAAATGGGCTTATGCAGGAGTAGGAACAATTGTTGCCAACACACCTGTTGCAAGTAAGAATACAGTTTCAGTAAGCGTAAAAAGCTATCCACAATCATATCCAACAATTTATGACCAAGATGGAAATGCGTATACCTACAGCATCAATGGTGAAACCGGAACTTACAGTATCGTATGGGATTATATGATTGACTCGTCGGGCGCCAATGATGGGAATGAAGTGCTAACTGATAATCCTTCATGGCATGTTGATGGGCACGCAATCTTAGTTGCGAAGGATTATAAAACGGTTGATGTTATGGTTAAGCAGCCAGGATCAGTTTCTTATTCGCGTCTTAGTGACGACTATCCAGTATTAGTTGAAAATGGAAAAACACTCCAAAATATTCCGAGTGTAGATTCCGAGAAAGATTATCAGGATAAAAGTTATTTGTTTAATGGATGGTATACAGATCCAGAATGTACAAATAAAGTCGATATAGCGTCATATAAAGTAACATCAAATACAACATTTTATGGTAAATATGATGCAAATGAATCCACTTATAAAATTAAAGTAAATGCTTATGCAGGAAATAGAGGTACTGGTACACTAATTGGTACAAAATTGATTGAAAATGTAAGCTGGAGTGAATTAAGTGCTTATTATAAAATGGAGCACTATGAACTGGCTAACTTAACGTTGGGAACTGATTTGTCTGGAAATGGAGAGATCATCACTTCTTTCTGGGATCCTATCAAACAAGATATCTCATTAACTTCAGAAGAGGGATATCATATATTAAGTCTTTATTTAAAAGAAGACAGTCCAGTGTTTATTACGATTAATTATAATGGTAATGGGAATACTGCTGGTTCTATTCCATCTTCAACAACAGTTCTAAAAGATGATTCTTATAGAATTGAGAATCATGGAAGTCTTGAAAAAGAAGGGTATACTTTTACAGGTTGGAATGATAAAGCAGATGGCTCAGGAAGTGCATATGGAGAAGGTCAAACAATTAATGTAAATAAAAATATGACGCTTTATGCACAATGGGAAGAAATTGATCGAGGATTCTCTGCCAAAGGATTTGAAGTCACTTATGATGGTAATCTTCATAGCCTAGAATTTGTGGGTGAACTTCGAGAGAATGAGACTGTTCAGTATTCTGTTGATAACGGAATAAACTGGAATACTACGAATAGTTGGATGAATGTTTGTTCGTATTCAGTTCTTGTTAGAGTCATGAATAAGCATACGGAAGTTTGGAGAAGTTCTCCTGTTTCAGTCAAAATCAATCCACGTGAGATTACCGTAACAGGAAATCATAATACGATTCCTTATGATGGCTTTGCGCATACTGTAACAGGGGTTTCCGCTAGTAATTTGGTCAAGAATCATTCTATTACTTGCGATACAGCCAGTGTGACAAGGACTGATGCTGGAACCTCCAATATGAATTTGACAGAAAATACGCCGTTTAAGATTATGTCAAAGAATGTGAATGTTACTTCCAATTACAACGTAGTAAATGTTGAAGATGGTTATCTAACAATCACACCGCAAACAGAAGAGCTGAAGGTTACCATTACAGGTAATAACGCTAACAAAGTTTATACGGGAAGTGAACAGGAAGTTACAGGCTGGAGTTCTGACGCTCCGCAGGGAGTCAGTGTTGTATTGACAACAACAGCGAGAGCAGCAGGAACTAATGCAGGAACATACAAGATGAATCTGAAGGCTGAAAACTTCAAAGTAACGAGCGATAACTACAGCAATATTGAAGTCGTTGTAGTAGACGGCTATCTGACAATCACACCGATCGATAACGTTACAATTAAAGCTGATAACAAATCCAAAGTTTATGGGTCTGATGATCCTGAATTAACGGCAGTTGTTACAGGTTTGATTGACAAAGATGTTCTGAATTATAAGTTAAGTCGTGAAGAAAATAATAACGTAGGAACTTACGAAATTGTTGTTACGTTAAATAACAATCCAAATTACACAGTGACTCATATTGAAAATGGGGAATTTGTAATTTATGGTGAGATCTTCTATGACAGCAATATTGCTGCAGAAGGTGAAGCTCCGAGTGATTCTAATAAATACAAATTAAATGATGAAATCAAAGTTGCTAATCGCAATACATTAGCACTAAATGAAGCTGTGTTTATCGGATGGAGTACTGAACCTCAGTCATTAATCCAGACTCAGGAACAGGAAGATGCTGCAAACATTATTGCTGAGGGTTCTACTTTGAATCAGGGTATGACAAGTTTAACCTTATATGCGGTTTTCGCAGAGGATAAAAATGGAACAAATATCCCAGATTATAGAGAAGACCATTACACAATTATCTTCCGAGCTGGTGCAAATGGATTTCTGAATACAGGTAATATTACGATTGAAGATATTTTAATTGGCACACACTTCGGTGATGTTGTGAAAGTAATTCCAACACCTGTAGCAAACGATGGCTATCATTTCGCAGCTTGGAATAATCCAATTCCTGCAAATGATGTTGAAATTGTTGGTAATATGGAGTTTGTAGCGAACTTCGCCATCAATGATTACACTGCGATTGTGAACTATATTGATGAAGATACAGACGAAGTAATCGCCACAGCGAAAGAAGTAACAGCGAAGCATGGTGATGTAGTCAATGGTGAAAAATATAAAGTTACTATCGAAGATTATATTTACACTCATGCAGATTCAAAGATGATTACGGAAGACAAAATGAATGTCAACGTGTATTACAGCGCTGATAAGAACCATGATGAAATTCCAGATAAGTATCAGATTGAAATCACGTACAGAGCGGTTAACGGCACAATTACTACGAACAACGGTCCATTCACTCTGAATAAAGTGGATGCGAATGGCGATTACGCAGTAGATGGTGTAGCGCACTTAGCTGAAGATCAGATTGCAACAGCGACGGCGAATGAAGGTTATCACTTTGAAAGCTGGTCACCGAAAGCCCCGACAACGGAAATCGAACTGAGTGAAGACACAGAGTTTGTAGCGAACTTCGCCATCAATGAGTACACAGCGATTGTGAATTATATTGATGAAGATACAGACGAAGTAATCGCCACAGCGAAAGAAGTAACAGCGAAGCATGGTGATGTAGTCAATGGTGAAAAATATAAAGTTACTATCGAAGATTATATTTACACTCATGCAGAATCAACGACGATTACGGAAGACAAAATGAATGTCAACGTATACTACAGTGCTGATAAAAACCATGATGAAATTCCAGATAAGTATCAGATCACAGTCACTTACAAAGCGGTTAATGGCACAATCACTGCGAACAATGGTCCGTTCACTCTGAATAAAGTGGATGCGAAGGGCGATTACGCAGTTGATGGTGTTGCGCACTTAACTGTAGATCAGATTGCGACAGCGACAGCGAATGAAGGCTATCACTTTGAAAGCTGGTCACCGAAAGTCCCAACAACGGAAATCGAACTGAGTGAAGACACAGAGTTTGTAGCGAAGTTTGCCATCAATGAGTACACAACGATTGTGAACTATATTGACGAAGATACAAACGAAGTGATTGCCACAGCGAAGCCGGTAAAGGTGAATCATGGAGAAACAGTCAACGGTGCAGATCATGTGATCAACATTGAAGACTATGTTTACACCCATGCAGAATCGAAGCCAATCACAGAAGACAACATGGAAGTCAACGTGTACTACAGTGCTGATAAAAACCATGATGAAATTCCTGATAAGTATCAGATTGAAGTCACCTACAGAGCGGTTAACGGTACAATCACTGCGAACAATGGTCCGTTCACTCTGAATAAAGTGGATGCGAATGGCGATTACGCAGTTGATGGTGTTGCCCACTTAGCTGAAGATCAGATTGCGACAGCGACGGCGAATGAAGGTTATCACTTTGAAAGCTGGTCACCGAAAGTCCCAACAACGGAAATCGAACTGAGTGAAGACACAGAGTTTGTAGCGAACTTCGCTATCAATGAGTACACAGCGATTGTGAACTATATTGACGAAGATACAGACGAAGTAATCGCCACAGCGAAGCCGATAAAGGTGAATCATGGAGTTGTAGTCAGCGGTGCAGATCATGTGATCAACATTGAAGACTATGTTTACACCCATGCAGAATCGAAGACGATCACGGAAGACAACATGGAAGTCAACGTGTATTACAGCGCTGATAAGAACCATGATGAAATTCCAGATAGGTATCAGATTGAAGTCACTTACAGAGCGGTTAACGGTACAATCACTGCGAACAATGGTCCGTTCACTCTGAATAAAGTGGATGCGAATGGCGATTACGCAGTTGATGGTGTTGCCCACTTAGCTGAAGATCAGATTGCGACAGCGACGGCGAATGAAGGTTATCACTTTGAAAGCTGGTCACCGAAAGTCCCAACAACGGAAATCGAACTGAGTGAAGACACAGAGTTTGTAGCGAACTTCGCTATCAATGAGTACACAGCGATTGTGAACTATATTGACGAAGACACAGATGAAGTGATTGGCACAGCGAAGCCGGTAAAGGTGAATCATGGAGTTGTAGTCAGCGGTGCAGATCATGTGATCAACATTGAAGACTATGTTTACACCCATGCAGAATCGAAGACGATCACGGAAGACAACATGGAAGTCAACGTGTATTACAGCGCTGATAAGAACCATGATGAAATTCCAGATAGGTATCAGATTGAAGTCACTTACAGAGCGGTTAACGGTACAATCACTGCGAACAATGGTCCGTTCACTCTGAATAAAGTGGATGCGAATGGCGATTACGCAGTTGATGGTGTTGCCCACTTAGCTGAAGAACAGATTGCGACAGCGACAGCGAATGAAGGTTATCACTTTGAAAGCTGGTCACCGAAAGCCCCGACAACGGAAATCGAACTGAGTGAAGACACAGAGTTTGTAGCGAACTTCGCCATCAATGATTACACGGCAACCGTGAACTATATTGACGAAGACACAGATGAAGTGATTGCCACAGTGAAGTCATTAAATGTAAAGCATGGTGAAATACTCGACGGTGAAAAATATAAGGCTACTATCGAAGATTATGTTTACACCCATGCAGAATCAAAGATGATTATGGAAGATAACATGAATGTCAACGTGTATTACAGCGCTGATAAGA belongs to Holdemania massiliensis and includes:
- a CDS encoding InlB B-repeat-containing protein; the protein is MKITSRLDRVLKWLTVLAMTMSCFTELPIRIVAESFDVDSVIRIESNENVADVHLIVNVTVNGQTVSAEKSVAAGMLTVKANDGYEIDSMDLDGTAFQDTVEVQEASQSLNITAHPTTTQVNESEETEKTPEPTMSPEPTTENSSEPSETPEISETPEVTETPAMNPTEIPENTNEILNNEALQASNALSLDIETYSLSDVYINSGQWKSIEGSSGYYHSWSSSNPSIVTVFDNYDRYGSIYAKSVGQAVITHRYYSYGWKEEKFTVYVTAPEQVGYFYIMKPGKENAAYREKWAYAGVGTIVANTPVASKNTVSVSVKSYPQSYPTIYDQDGNAYTYSINGETGTYSIVWDYMIDSSGANDGNEVLTDNPSWHVDGHAILVAKDYKTVDVMVKQPGSVSYSRLSDDYPVLVENGKTLQNIPSVDSEKDYQDKSYLFNGWYTDPECTNKVDIASYKVTSNTTFYGKYDANESTYKIKVNAYAGNRGTGTLIGTKLIENVSWSELSAYYKMEHYELANLTLGTDLSGNGEIITSFWDPIKQDISLTSEEGYHILSLYLKEDSPVFITINYNGNGNTAGSIPSSTTVLKDDSYRIENHGSLEKEGYTFTGWNDKADGSGSAYGEGQTINVNKNMTLYAQWEEIDRGFSAKGFEVTYDGNLHSLEFVGELRENETVQYSVDNGINWNTTNSWMNVCSYSVLVRVMNKHTEVWRSSPVSVKINPREITVTGNHNTIPYDGFAHTVTGVSASNLVKNHSITCDTASVTRTDAGTSNMNLTENTPFKIMSKNVNVTSNYNVVNVEDGYLTITPQTEELKVTITGNNANKVYTGSEQEVTGWSSDAPQGVSVVLTTTARAAGTNAGTYKMNLKAENFKVTSDNYSNIEVVVVDGYLTITPIDNVTIKADNKSKVYGSDDPELTAVVTGLIDKDVLNYKLSREENNNVGTYEIVVTLNNNPNYTVTHIENGEFVIYGEIFYDSNIAAEGEAPSDSNKYKLNDEIKVANRNTLALNEAVFIGWSTEPQSLIQTQEQEDAANIIAEGSTLNQGMTSLTLYAVFAEDKNGTNIPDYREDHYTIIFRAGANGFLNTGNITIEDILIGTHFGDVVKVIPTPVANDGYHFAAWNNPIPANDVEIVGNMEFVANFAINDYTAIVNYIDEDTDEVIATAKEVTAKHGDVVNGEKYKVTIEDYIYTHADSKMITEDKMNVNVYYSADKNHDEIPDKYQIEITYRAVNGTITTNNGPFTLNKVDANGDYAVDGVAHLAEDQIATATANEGYHFESWSPKAPTTEIELSEDTEFVANFAINEYTAIVNYIDEDTDEVIATAKEVTAKHGDVVNGEKYKVTIEDYIYTHAESTTITEDKMNVNVYYSADKNHDEIPDKYQITVTYKAVNGTITANNGPFTLNKVDAKGDYAVDGVAHLTVDQIATATANEGYHFESWSPKVPTTEIELSEDTEFVAKFAINEYTTIVNYIDEDTNEVIATAKPVKVNHGETVNGADHVINIEDYVYTHAESKPITEDNMEVNVYYSADKNHDEIPDKYQIEVTYRAVNGTITANNGPFTLNKVDANGDYAVDGVAHLAEDQIATATANEGYHFESWSPKVPTTEIELSEDTEFVANFAINEYTAIVNYIDEDTDEVIATAKPIKVNHGVVVSGADHVINIEDYVYTHAESKTITEDNMEVNVYYSADKNHDEIPDRYQIEVTYRAVNGTITANNGPFTLNKVDANGDYAVDGVAHLAEDQIATATANEGYHFESWSPKVPTTEIELSEDTEFVANFAINEYTAIVNYIDEDTDEVIGTAKPVKVNHGVVVSGADHVINIEDYVYTHAESKTITEDNMEVNVYYSADKNHDEIPDRYQIEVTYRAVNGTITANNGPFTLNKVDANGDYAVDGVAHLAEEQIATATANEGYHFESWSPKAPTTEIELSEDTEFVANFAINDYTATVNYIDEDTDEVIATVKSLNVKHGEILDGEKYKATIEDYVYTHAESKMIMEDNMNVNVYYSADKNHDEIPDKYQIEVTYRAVNGTVTANNGPFTLNKVDANGDYAVDGVAHLAEDQIATATANEGYHFESWSPKAPTTEIELSEDTEFVANFAINEYTAIVNYIDEDTNKVIGTAKPVKVEHGKTVNGADHVINIEDYIYTHAESKTITEDKMNVNVYYSADKNHDEIPDKYQIEVTYRAVNGTVTANNGPFTLNKVDANGDYAVDGVAHLAEDQIATATANEGYHFESWSPKAPTTEIELSEDTEFVANFAINEYTAIVNYIDEDTNKVIGTAKPVKVEHGKTVNGADHVINIEDYIYTHAESKTITEDKMNVNVYYSADKNHDEIPDKYQIEVTYKAVNGTITANNGPFTLNKVDANGDYAVDGVAHLTDEQIAKASPNNGYQGGTWSPMSPTTALDLTEDTTFTITFTAIPAIPDPEEPEPNPGCPEGTTWDEAAQACLAPFVPGPGPEVPGPGPVNPGPGAEEEVIVEPETPEQGGTVTPTPTPEIEEIEEPEQPEVGHKGSWALINLIASLLGLLAALFLIFAKHQKDDDEEDQNQSAAMNEEDPQQLKRKRIYKWISGLTAVISVIVFVLTENMRLPMILVDKWTLLMVVFFLINAVTLYLGRRWHENEDDEEQTQA